Within the Periplaneta americana isolate PAMFEO1 chromosome 6, P.americana_PAMFEO1_priV1, whole genome shotgun sequence genome, the region TTAAGTGAATTATGTTAAGCACTTTAAAGTACTCCTTTGGatcacaaataattttttcagatttcaTGAATACCTTGAGCTCAGATATTTATGTGCTGAAAGGTACGTGCTACcactgaaatttttattttttacgtgtttattttttattttcgtctaCGTGCtcgatacatgttttctcaaaccctTGGTAAAGAATTCAACAAAAGCCATtgctttaaactatgaatgcGGTGCGCAAgataatttagatttcagaactggctatttttcatattcagtttTCTCTCTCCTCTTCCATccatttcctctaattttctaaccattttgctaccactgagattggatcctgcaGGTGCCCTTGGCTCACTTGTCTGCATTTCCAAATTGATCATGAAATAATGTTGTTATTTACCACTAAGAGCACATTACGTCCTTGCAGTGTCCTTCACTAAACCTGTTAATAAATTGAGTAGCTCTGAGGTAgatgtatttttattgtgttaaTTTTGGAAGAAGGTAAAATTAAATAAGCTTCACTTCATTCACTTCCTTTATGCCTTTAATATTACCGTGATTGGGGTCTTGCAATAAATATATTGTTATGACTTTCTTTATTTTGGTCTTGGTCCCTTTGGAAATCCGTCTAGAATTACTGGCCAGAATCCTGCATGGAATCTGGTCATTCAGGCGGAGGCGATATGGTGAAGTTGGTGAtgctcaatttaaaataatgcaaagaataaacaTTCAAACATGCCGAACGAATCTGTTGTGGTTAGTGAGTGCTTCCTTATCTGTAGTATGTGGTCAGACTGAACTGCAAGAGAAATGATGAGATAAAGCCAGCCCCAACATATTTTaccatgttttatttattttactgtgaaTGTAGTGTATATTGCATATTTGATTTACAGTGGACATCGTGTAATCAGCTTATAGCGGAACACATGTATTAGGCAAATAAGAACTAAGTAaatgtagagagagagagagagaatgtgtgtgcgtgcgtgcactTTCCCACCGCTGTGTTGTAGACAGTCGACTGtgtactatagtcccgtcactctaatttccggcagccaatcacgttgcaggttggctacatttaaacgtgtgcatcttgtaattcgctgatgaagatgttaagcatttcctaaggctggataaatacttaatatataatcgcccgccattttggttctttcgttggtgttcgcagaaagcacacgaggacgttatttgccgctcaattatttgctgaattacagtgcatttgatttattatcataggagctacgacatgataatgtttaatggtatggcaaatagatccctcttCTGGTACCTTGGcgacgaaagaacaaaaatggcgaacgttactacctacctagactttatagagccttgacttcctaagacgtaaacaaagaggaggagtcatgccgggaataacagcgtcgtgactataATACTTTGTATTTCTAACAATGTTGTAATGAGATTAATTCTTTTCAGGAAGTAGATGAGAATGAGACTGAATTTGTTGCAGATCAGGCACAGGTAAGCTTTTCACTCAATTTGTATTTGACATTCATTGTAAATACTTTGTGGAAGATTACCTATGAGACCAGCCTCGTGAGGTCACGGGTTCAATTCCCAGTTAGAAtacagaattttttcttaaaggggaatgtttctgtgttcgtctatggtctggaaattaggttagacttaggtttaagacctctcccgTCACTTTATAATCATCTTATCATTATCATCGGGGCATTAGaaatgggttacaaataagcaatataccaggagagaccagaaatgtcggcAATCTGGTGGccttgcggggggggggggaacctatgACAGACAGTCTCTAGTATGTACATTTCCAGTTGTTTGTCATAACCGTTGctgttttaacttttaattgtttttagTTTCACATTGTTAATGCCATATCAAATCATGCACAGTTAATTTCAgttcagtaaaaataaaacaaaatcgtaTTAATAACgtggatttacttatttataacaGTAACAACCACAATATCatagcagtccacacctgtggagtaacggtcagcgcatctggccgtgaaaccaggtggcccgggttcgaatcccggtcggggcaagttacctggttgaggttttttccagggttttcccttaacccaatacgaggaaatgctgggtaactttcggtgctggaccccagactcatttcaccggcattatcaccttcatttcattcatacgctaaataacctagatgttgatacagcgtcgtaaaataaccccaaaaaaaAACATCATTGCATGCACTTGGACTTCTTAAGGGCCACTGAGCCAggttatatttaataaatttatttaattatatgtctttatttatttttgtatcattAGATGCGTTTTTGTTGTGATAATTTTTGTCTTAAATTTTGCATAAAATTAAGGAAAAGAGTTAaatgtttatttcaatattaaattttcatgttgttttaatTTCTATAATCTTCAATTGTTTGAAAGAAattttaaggaatgaatcctatGTTGCAGATGACAGTCTCGAGGAGTTCTCAAGATACAACTGTTTGTACATCAGTATGTAAAACTGAGGTAGGTGCAGTGTCAGGCACTTCAGGGTCATAAACAGGTTTCATAAACACCTTAACCTCAAATATTCGGAATGACTTCAGAATACAGGTAAGTAGCTAAAGATTGTGCTGAATGGGAATATTGAGAAATCTCACATGTCCATAAAAGTAAGACCACACAGCTACTCTTACTTAATACTTTGGAcccgtaaaaatatatatatatatatatatatatatatatatatatatatatatatatatatggttaagTACAACAAGTCTAAGATTTTCAGTAGATTTCATCCCCATGTGATATCtattttccgagaaaaaaatatgttgttgttttctaatgccaggcatttgacaataaagtcatttgacctcttgcagtccaatatttttcaaagatattgccatggttagccactgacgcacagattttgaggtgttccgaatccatttcttgatagagaaaaaaatatataaaagtggTTGGACATGTGTTGTTTCTCAAACATATATAATAAGCAGAATACAAtcaaatatttcatctttattcagAACAAATTGTTACTTATTGTAAAACTTTCACAAATCGTATATATGTTATTTCCATGTGCAGTTATACTGTAAACTTCAGAACAgaacaataaatacaattattattcagAACAAATTGTTACTTAGGCTTCCAAATCCTTCACAGATCATCAATTCAATAtaatattcattaattttcatatgCAGTCAAACTTCAAGCttcaaaatataacattaaaattacattcttattcAGGAAAAAATGGTTACTTATTTCAAAACCTTCACAGATcatcaatataatacaatattaatttatttttatgtgtactCAACAGTAAACATCGGAATAGAacaatacaattacatttttattcagaACACATGGGTACTTATTGCAAATCCTTCAAAGATCATCAGTATCATAtaatattcaatcattttcaTGTGTAGTCAAACTGTAAACTTCAGAATAGAATTCCTGCACTTATTCGTTTTCTAGAAGGAATCTGTGGAACTTTTTCAGATCATCCATCTTTTTCTTTTGTAGACTATGGTTTTAGGGCTCTGAGGAATCAATGAACATTCTGATAATACAAGAGTATGTTCCATTATTCCAACTCTGTGTACTTTTACTCCGGGATTTTCACTGAAGTAAAGGAACTGATggaattcagatattgaaaatggttGTTTCTGAGAACGTGGGGTTTCTCTCACTTGAGTTTCCAGAGACAGTGTACGGTATTCTTGCGATAATGGTGAGACCACCATTCTTTAAAATCCAATATTTCAGTTCTTTCTGGAACTATAActccaaaattattttttgaacTAGATTGGATAATGTCTACATACTCTTTCAGAATATAAACCCTATCTGTCCTTTTCAGTTTCCTTTTTATTAcgccaaaattatttcaattaattgaTGGTAAATCTTAGCATGTGCTGCCAATCTAAGAATCTAAAATATTGAGAAATTCCACAAGTCCTGCACATGTGTGGTTTCTCTTCGTATTGAAAATAAGTTGAACTGAATTCTGGCATAGGGTTTGATGGAAGATATGGTGTCTCTCTTCAGAATTATGACTCCTTGTGTGTAGAACACAAAATGGCTGctaactcaatttcgtaaaaaaaaaagtggacatgGGATACTCAATATTCCCACTCCTGTACACGGAAGTTTGTGAAATAACCtcctcctttcttcttcttcttcttcttctatagtACAACAGCCTTCTTAGGCCAAGACCGCCTCAATGATTATCCTCCATCTGGTTCTGTCCCACGCTTCATTTTTCCAGCGGCTCTAAATTAAAAAGCAGACATGACAAAGCATCACCTTGCTGTAGTCCTTTGTGTGTCGCAAATTCTTCAGTCAATTGATTTTGAATCCTTACCTTACATCTAACATTTTTAAGCGTAGCTTTCGTAAGATTTATCAATTTTCCTGGAATTTCAAATTCCTCCGTTGCTTTATACAGTTGCTCTCGGTCAATATTGTCATACGCAGCTTTAAAATCAACAAACAAATGGTGAGTACTGTATCAATTTTAAACTCTCGCAGCTTTTGTAATATCTGTCTCAATGTATGTATCTTATCAGTAGTAGATTTACCAGTTTTAAAGCCGCACTGATACCTTCCAATCTGCTTTTCTGCATATGGCCTTATTTTTTTAAACAGTATGACTgagaatattttatacattatattaagaAGTgtaattcctctataattataACACAAAGTAGGATCTCCTTATTTCAAGATAGGACAAATTATTCCATGCTCCCATTCCAATggtattttttctgttttccacacctgtaatattatattgtatatattttctaaaataaaaggCTCTGCTATCTTAGACAGTTCGGCGTTTAAGTTGTCAGGTCCTGGGGCTCGATTATTCTTTAGTTGTTCTATGGTATCTCTAACCTCTTCCCGGCTAGGTACACATTCTTGCTCTAATTGGTCCTCGAGGTTTGTCATCTCTTCATTAGTTTCCTGTACATGCATACTCTTGCTGCCCTCAAGCAGCGTTTCAAAGTGCAATTTCCAACATTCAAGGGCTGCTTTTTCATCATGTACCAGTTCCCCATCAGAGTTTCTACAAATTGTAACTCTTGGTTTAAACTCTTTCCTTAAGTTATTTGATAATTTTGTGAAATAACcattccagggaaaatactaCTTGCCTTTgaattgcgtttttttttttttttttttttgcaaagaaaaatataatttttgaacaaACGAGCATTGAGTGACTTCCattgattttggaatagacactgccgcacttgaactgccaacatagaaaacaaaaaatcactacctgttcaagagtgccacactcaatcgctttcaccttcatcttgatgaggataataaaagtctaaactaacctaacctaacttgtcacagattcgctTATACAATGCATAAAAATgtctaaactatcctaacctaacctgtcgcaatttcgtatatgcaaagcataataaaagcctaatcTAACAtcacctgtcactaaaatcctaaactaactaacctaacctgtcgcagatttgcctatacaaggcataacaaaatccTAAACTACCGTAGGCTAACCTAGCCTGTCACAGAtaagacataataaaaatctaaactaacctaacctgtcataatactccattttcttacctcgacacacttccctgaggtatgaaaatggccgaatttctatcccgctggaacattgcaaactagcgtgaAATGTTTGTAATGCcacgtaagttatgttggtacaaCATGTAAGATGGCTGAAGATGCATATCTgcaataggaaaagaagtcactcaacgctcgtttaacctaaTTTTTTgctccagggaaaatactcgtctttattTCGCTGATCAAACACATTTGGCGTtaaatcacacagagttagtgtgcactcaatgttggttgcttgacggttgtcagcccactttgaggtctgtggatatagagggaaaaattggaccagtgtctggtagagttcccaagTAACTCAGGTGGTAAAGTGTTGGTACATTtaatcaaaggtcccggattcgatgcccGGTCCCGAAACAGTTTTTCATTCGAAATTATACATTTGGCCTATTCATTTTAACTTGACATTTTGCAACATATACTAAGCTATTCAAAGTCTTTTGTCCAGGGATAATACATAATTTGACTGTGTGTTAGCTCACTTGAAAGTTGGCTGAAGTTACAGGTTATGATGACTGCAGAAACATCTGAATCAAATGCTTGAGTGTCAACACCAGAGTACAAAATTTTCTTGATTTACTTTGAATGACCACTGAAATTTTATACGATTTTTTCAGAAGCACTAATATGTGCTGCTCTCTTCCTGTTAAAAAGAATACTATTCCCATAATTGAATATGCTCTTGAAGAAATGTGTCTTAAAGAATCCCTCAAGTCCAGTATCTCAGAATTGGATATTTAGTGACTTACACTGATTGGCTTTTGAGCTGTCCATATGGAGACTGAGTGACATGTTAAAAAATGGAGGCTGACCTGCATGGTAATaaaaatgctgaaataattttttttttcttcagtattttataactagggagcggatttttatgtgctaaaaattttaaatatattaatttttatgtgctaaaaattatgaaaatatttgctaaaaataaaaaaaaaaatatttcttttaaatatgactattacactcttactacgtcatactacttttgaccaataaaacggtacgaaaggacgtatttcaaccaatcatggctgcttatcgcacaattttatcgcgtccctagcatttgtttaattttatcgcgtccctagcatttgtttaattttatcgcgtccctaacatttgtttctttgtttgccaacatttgaaactgcgctggtctggacgtcaaaaatatatataattacaaaccactccagtcgatgcacagcagtttcaaatatgactcgcattggcattcaagaacaagaattaataaaaatcactgatcatacctatgcatcttctgaaatccgatttacaaataaatgaagagcaccattcggaaatcctgaacaagttgaatacatcatgtaggcctaaatcaacgagttccacttctattacgcacacgtccaatataacatcaattgaaccaccaaccacattcaaattttaaaattgtacattcaataattattccttttaaaattattcattcgaggcctaaatcaacgagttccacttctattatgcacacgtccaatataacatcaattgaaccaccaaccacattcaaatttgaaaattgtacattcaataattattccttttaaaattaatcatgtttattttttatgtcatcgtcgttaaataaaacttttctagcacttgtgtatattagttaggttatgttatagcttctgctatatgatattatggatagtcacgtatcagagattgtttaatattaagatttattgaaaatcatctatcaagtgatgttgattactgggattcggataattgaagtggaatgcaactatcttaataaaaatgaaactgaatcaacaaagccttcttgactggtaacaggccacagagttcaatgatgattccatagttggcacaactgataccggtaacaagaaaacatcatcataaaacactactgccatctagcgtaatgttgagatggtacaataatacatttgaagacagttgtattttcgtaagccaattaatattttattgtacactttgttacttctaatctttatatagcctactttcttctaatcgtgtaatagtcaattaaatcccactcgagttttgattttctctagataaatctgctcgtgttccactcgcagatttatcgataaaatcaaaacctctagtgagattactgttgacaaaatatcttaattagcttgaaaaaaaatgttactaggtactcaccaaccacacttaagtgctagtagttggccgagaattgcagtgaacaacaaaggtcatctccaaattctccatcacaaatgcatgcctattatatctgaacaacgacttatactgtgaaaacgatctttccacatcacaggatgtcaaacgtgcatatttaaagagaggaatgtcacaaacaccgtcaatttcacctacagacacACCCACCAATACTTGaccaactttacacatttttttatatccactgtttttcccaaacacattctggaatttgtcccttagtacttgtacttctgatagccggtttcaccaagcttctttaaatcagcacaaacgacttgtcaacaaatggattgtttaattttaacgggatctttaaaagttgactgtttcaccaagcctcgtatctttaaaattaacaggcgtttactaacgaggggattttgtacatgtatcttgcatgttttgtttttcatacgaccatggcttcgaaatcgcgaatttcattggttacatatgatcatggctgactttgtttggcatgaggaaacaatcataagcaaacgggtaagaggctgtaattttaagaacatcttcctaaatacaatatgttgtcataccgcaattaaaaacaaaaatacagacgcttccaaatgtaaatagtaggaatgtagagcagttaaattgtaacttctaaaggaaatctaagaaaatttagcggactataaGGTCGACAGCTTCAAACTGAtggcaaaattaattatatacaaagcattctaagcagttatattaggcctaaatttaggacgggaaatcgctcttccataaattgcatactacttttccactgtatttcatgcagatttatgtaGTACcttgtaacaattttgccatgcttgtgtagcaggattcaggagaggtgtcattaaattggattttaaggggtatccattgtctcctaaaagaaaatctctttgcacctttttcatttaaaaggcatcctcctttggaatgttgtgctatccgtatagaccgtaacattatcttaaaccgagaagaatctgttggagaggcgttaagtgggtgattcctatctgtcgtattctaacctattacaactaaactagcgctgaggtagttctgctggtttcagaagtgaaaatcgttgaatttataagtgatttttttgtggtaatgcagttgatcgtatatgcaaggcataacaaaaacctaaactaatcaaacgtaacctgtaaaagattcgtatgtgcaaggtgtataagcagagtacgaaggaaactacctcagcgctagtttagccacaatttttctatgcggagctgtacataggcctatccaattgtttgaatattgaatgaaaaacaggatcttctattgcagaatcttttggctatattactgccagaaTATACGATTGGggcatgtacacaatctatgttgtctgtgacaacagaaaatttagctataagcttattaggcctatagaaatgactattgtaatgttgatgtacgtctgatattttattcacatatctagacaatacagcttttgataccccgttcatatcatcaattattatttcaaaacttcccgcaacgttatcttaaagcgagaagaatctgttgaagaggcgttaagtgggtgattcctatctgtcgtattctaacctatacagtataccggtattcagtttcttctaagaatcattcttactacttatttccttaatgtgtagctttcgtggaattctttatcacttaaatcttcaaaatgattattccgagtgttattacaacatataagttcgtcgttgtgtttaagttctaaataaagaacttcatcaccgaataattacgtccgccatgttgttgacttcttaacgcatcgttactgttttaacgcgacgaataggtcctaataaattaacgatgaatttaaagatgcgttagcaataatgatacttggtgaaacacaaaaactgactaacgtgtcattaaattatttaacgagacgttataatgataacgaaggttggtgaaaccggccatgaacctgatagcgagtctagtttaatttttacggcacgcacctccctgtttcagacaacaggtttttggatgtttcgagtttttttttatggagtcacacaaaaagcttagatttgctaataggaaagccaaatcgttttttaaacaaccatctttgagtatatcttgaaggatatcgattgacgaagcccaataacagggaatcacagcAAGATAATGTATTGTCTTACTGGACAGACATGAgcaagaggcgagagatttgtttaaattaaataatgttcatacccgagctcttatctgttgtgtttcacaaacaaagcgtgaaatgaaatcatcttcagcaacaataaacattcctaattatgtgttgcaagatctctcctccttgtccatgttaatttattctctaataataacactgatatgctgcctagcagttctcagaacttgtggcgatactattacaaaaatgtatcacggatacaccacacagcgcttagaaacacgaagcaatcaagaattcttaaaaagataacgtacttccgagtgatataagtgatttagttttaaaatatttaaaagttcttgtaaaaaaattatttaagtaaaagagACTCCAagattatgtgtttataatagatttcctgaaaatatgtatttacataatttttttgtgaaaatatgtgtttttatgtgaaataaaattagagttttaaatttgaaacttcatgttcggaatttttaactctgttaattgtgttttatcacacgcaaaaataatatttaattacatagaaatctgcTCCTTATTTATAACATGTTCAGGAGTCAAGACTTAGTATATTCTCACAAATCCACCGTTGTAAGTAAAACAACAAGGTGAAACGAAAACACAACCTTTCTTTGAAAGATTTGTACCATAGTAATTACAACAATGATCATTATAAGAACTTCTCATTGCATGGACTAGATTGACATTATGCTGATGGAATGCGTTTTTATCTTCCATTTTGTCTTGTTACAGATGCACACACTTGGTGAAATAAGCATCAAGACTGAGCTTACTGACGAAACTCATACAGAAAGCAAGAACTGTGTGCTCGGTATCTAGTTCCAAAGCAATACTTTTTtagcatgaaaataaaaaatgataaaatttgtcATAATCAGACTATTTTCAGTagccttaataaataattattaatttcatttaacagaAAATACATGTACTTTAGTTACAATAGATAATCACTGTACCTGTCAAAAGAACAACAATAACAgcaatgcaaattattacagaaagtgattccattttatataaaactagccgtacccgtgcgctccgctgcacctgttagaaataaatataaagtaattacataattaaaataggacgtttgatccagggaacattcgtgtttgatagaaggataaaccatctaatatgttacttaatttaaattgtatttaaataattaaaatgctatcatttggtccagagagcactcagaaattactgtaataacattatagcattatgtccatctagagaaactacactttcaaatggtgaaataataattaattatacaaattggttaatttagctttcgatattacttcatacaa harbors:
- the LOC138701031 gene encoding uncharacterized protein isoform X5, with protein sequence MLPPLCLIKKKEKRNGPANKQKGAAENDTSTEIGKEVDENETEFVADQAQMTVSRSSQDTTVCTSVCKTEMHTLGEISIKTELTDETHTESKNCVLGI
- the LOC138701031 gene encoding uncharacterized protein isoform X4 translates to MVVDESRRSHSTLVDCGRGTNAFPMLPPLCLIKKKEKRNGPANKQKGAAENDTSTEIGKEVDENETEFVADQAQMTVSRSSQDTTVCTSVCKTEMHTLGEISIKTELTDETHTESKNCVLGI